In Streptomyces sp. NBC_00878, a single window of DNA contains:
- a CDS encoding sugar ABC transporter substrate-binding protein: MAGRTVRYRNGRHTSRAVRAAAVAACATFVLGACGSTKDNVASSGDGGGDGSGKVGVILPLLTSPFWQSYNDYVPKMAKTEDVDALKTVNSNSDPSQQITDINNQLNQGVKGLVVAPLDSAAISAGLDQAERKGVPVVAVDVAPEKGKVAMVVRANNVAYGEKACEYLGKQIPSGKVVQIMGDLASVNGRDRSEAFRTCVKEKFPKLKVLEIPAKWESDTAASKLDTLLNANPDIKGIYMQAGGVYLAPTLQTLKSKGLLKTVGQKGHIAIVSNDGIPQEYDAIRKGQIDATVSQPADLYAKYGLYYIKAAMEGKTFKPGPTDHDSEIVKLPSGILEDQLPAPLVTKENVDDPELWGNTVT, from the coding sequence ATGGCCGGCAGAACTGTGCGGTACCGGAACGGGCGACACACCTCGCGGGCGGTCCGCGCGGCGGCAGTGGCCGCCTGCGCCACGTTCGTACTCGGGGCATGCGGCAGCACCAAGGACAACGTTGCCTCGTCCGGTGACGGTGGAGGTGACGGCAGCGGGAAGGTCGGGGTGATCCTGCCCCTGCTGACCTCGCCGTTCTGGCAGTCGTACAACGACTACGTGCCCAAGATGGCGAAGACCGAGGACGTCGACGCCCTCAAGACCGTGAACTCCAACAGCGACCCGTCGCAGCAGATCACGGACATCAACAACCAGCTCAACCAGGGCGTGAAGGGCCTCGTCGTGGCCCCCCTGGACAGCGCCGCGATCTCCGCCGGGCTCGACCAGGCCGAGCGCAAGGGCGTGCCCGTGGTCGCCGTGGACGTGGCGCCCGAGAAGGGCAAGGTCGCGATGGTCGTACGCGCCAACAACGTCGCGTACGGGGAGAAGGCCTGCGAGTACCTCGGCAAGCAGATCCCCTCCGGCAAGGTCGTGCAGATCATGGGCGACCTGGCCTCGGTCAACGGCCGGGACCGCTCCGAGGCCTTCCGCACCTGCGTCAAGGAGAAGTTCCCGAAGCTGAAGGTCCTGGAGATCCCCGCCAAGTGGGAGTCCGACACGGCGGCCTCCAAGCTGGACACGCTCCTCAACGCCAACCCGGACATCAAGGGCATCTACATGCAGGCGGGCGGCGTCTACCTCGCACCCACACTGCAGACCCTGAAGTCCAAGGGCCTGCTGAAGACGGTCGGCCAGAAGGGCCACATCGCGATCGTCTCGAACGACGGCATCCCGCAGGAGTACGACGCCATCCGCAAGGGCCAGATCGACGCCACCGTCTCGCAGCCGGCCGACCTCTACGCCAAGTACGGCTTGTACTACATCAAGGCCGCGATGGAGGGGAAGACCTTCAAGCCGGGCCCGACCGACCACGACTCCGAGATCGTCAAGCTGCCCAGCGGCATCCTTGAGGACCAGCTGCCCGCGCCGCTGGTGACCAAGGAGAACGTCGACGACCCCGAGCTGTGGGGCAACACGGTCACATGA
- a CDS encoding FadR/GntR family transcriptional regulator, which yields MDESLPQGTTTAPQKGTVTQRAIDQIKAMIGEGRLEPGARLPTERDLASQLGISRSSMREAIRALTVLGVLEARHGSGIYVTQLEAGDLLETFGVVADLSRGPRLVELLEVRRILESTATALAAARITADQLAEVEKHLTAMNATDDPEEILSHDLAFHRAIGVAAGNDTMAAILEGLSSRTFRARVWRGYQEEGAFERTRREHAAIHRALVAHDPEAARAAAAAHVGEVEQWLRTQLQP from the coding sequence GTGGACGAGAGCCTGCCCCAGGGGACGACGACGGCCCCGCAGAAGGGGACCGTGACGCAGCGCGCCATCGACCAGATCAAGGCGATGATCGGCGAGGGCCGTCTGGAGCCGGGCGCACGGCTGCCGACCGAGCGCGATCTGGCGTCGCAGCTGGGCATCTCGCGCAGCTCCATGCGCGAGGCGATCCGGGCGCTCACGGTGCTGGGCGTCCTGGAGGCGCGGCACGGGTCCGGGATCTACGTCACGCAGCTGGAGGCCGGGGACCTCCTGGAGACCTTCGGTGTGGTCGCGGACCTCTCCCGGGGGCCGCGGCTGGTCGAACTCCTCGAAGTGCGGCGCATCCTGGAGTCGACGGCGACCGCGCTCGCCGCCGCTCGGATCACCGCCGACCAACTGGCCGAGGTGGAGAAGCACTTGACGGCCATGAACGCGACGGACGACCCGGAGGAGATCCTCTCCCACGACCTGGCGTTCCACCGCGCCATCGGGGTCGCCGCGGGCAACGACACGATGGCGGCCATTCTGGAGGGGCTGTCCTCGCGGACGTTCCGCGCCCGGGTGTGGCGCGGTTACCAGGAGGAGGGCGCGTTCGAGCGCACCCGTCGGGAGCATGCGGCGATCCATCGTGCGCTTGTTGCCCACGATCCGGAGGCGGCGCGGGCCGCTGCCGCGGCGCATGTGGGTGAGGTGGAGCAGTGGTTGCGGACCCAGCTCCAGCCTTAG
- a CDS encoding glycoside hydrolase family 38 C-terminal domain-containing protein, which translates to MHDDRNLVEARLKRVLDERIRPAVYPESVPLEVAVWHAPGEPVPVAEGLAAAPEPIEAGARWGAPWGTSWFRVTGTVPQEWAGKTVEAILDLGFDENMPGFQCEGLVYRPDGTPVKGLNPRNQWVRIGAPVEGGEEVRLHVEAASNPVVMDYHPFVPTQLGDKETAGSEPQYKLERMDLAVLDETVWQLVIDLEVLGELMAELPVDSPRRWDILRAIEKALDAVDLQNVGDTAAAARSHLEGVLATPAVPSAHRISAIGHAHIDSAWLWPLRETVRKVARTTSNMTALLEDEPDFIFAMSQAQQWAWVKDHRPEVWARVKKAVADGRFVPAGGMWVESDTNMPGSEAMARQFVHGKRFFLDEFGIENDEAWLPDTFGFAAGLPQIIKAAGSKWLLTQKISWSQTNKFPHHTFQWEGIDGTRIFTHFPPVDTYNCSMKGGEIAHAARNFKDKGVARHSLAPTGWGDGGGGTTREMVAKAARLRNLEGSATVVWETPETFFEKAEAEYPNAPVWVGELYLELHRATLTSQAKTKQGNRRSEHLLREAELWAATAAVRTEFPYPYEELDRLWKTVLLHQFHDILPGSSIAWVHREARRTYEAVAEELNGIIGSAQRALAGEGTTALVFNSAPHTRDGVPAGGARTPVVGGECTLVPRSDGGYVLDNGRLRIEIDARGLVVSAFDLAADRETLAPGRAANLLQIHPDFPNMWDAWDVDEFYRNTVTDLVDADEVAPGEDGVSVRIVRTFGESKVTQVLSLAPGEWRLDIDTEVDWHETEKFLKLAFPLDVHAERYASETQFGHFFRPTHTNTSWEAAKFEACNHRFVHMEEPGWGVAVVNDSTYGHDVTRAVRDDGGTTTTVRVSLLRAPRFPDPETDQGVHRFRHALVPGAGIGDAVREGWRINLPARKVVGGGSEVAPLVTVAQDAVVVTAVKLADDGSGDVIVRFHESRGGRSRATLTAGFEIDTVTVTDLLERPLAEAAVPERDGSRVTLKLRPFELVTLRLKRV; encoded by the coding sequence ATGCATGACGACCGCAACCTGGTCGAAGCCCGCCTCAAGCGTGTCCTCGACGAGCGCATCCGACCCGCCGTGTACCCCGAGTCCGTACCGCTGGAAGTGGCGGTGTGGCACGCGCCCGGTGAGCCGGTGCCGGTCGCCGAGGGGCTGGCGGCCGCACCCGAGCCGATCGAGGCGGGCGCGCGGTGGGGTGCTCCGTGGGGCACCAGCTGGTTCCGGGTGACCGGGACCGTGCCCCAGGAGTGGGCCGGGAAGACCGTCGAGGCGATCCTCGACCTCGGCTTCGACGAGAACATGCCCGGCTTCCAGTGCGAGGGCCTCGTCTACCGGCCCGACGGCACCCCGGTGAAGGGCCTGAACCCGCGCAACCAGTGGGTGCGGATCGGCGCGCCAGTCGAGGGCGGCGAGGAGGTGCGGCTGCACGTCGAGGCCGCGTCCAACCCCGTCGTCATGGACTACCACCCCTTCGTGCCCACGCAGTTGGGCGACAAGGAGACGGCGGGCAGCGAACCGCAGTACAAGCTGGAACGCATGGACCTCGCCGTCCTCGACGAGACGGTGTGGCAGCTCGTCATCGACCTGGAGGTACTCGGCGAGCTGATGGCCGAGCTGCCGGTGGACTCCCCACGCCGCTGGGACATCCTGCGGGCGATCGAGAAGGCCCTCGACGCCGTCGACCTCCAGAACGTGGGCGACACGGCGGCCGCGGCCCGCTCACACCTGGAAGGGGTGCTGGCCACGCCCGCCGTCCCCTCCGCCCACCGCATCAGCGCCATCGGCCACGCCCACATCGACTCGGCGTGGCTGTGGCCGCTGCGCGAGACCGTCCGCAAGGTCGCCAGAACCACCTCCAACATGACGGCCCTCCTTGAGGACGAGCCGGACTTCATCTTCGCCATGTCACAGGCCCAGCAGTGGGCCTGGGTGAAGGACCACCGGCCCGAGGTGTGGGCCCGGGTGAAGAAGGCGGTGGCCGACGGACGGTTCGTTCCGGCCGGCGGCATGTGGGTCGAGTCGGACACCAACATGCCGGGCTCCGAGGCGATGGCCCGTCAGTTCGTGCACGGCAAACGGTTCTTCCTCGACGAGTTCGGCATCGAGAACGACGAGGCGTGGCTGCCCGACACCTTCGGCTTCGCCGCCGGACTGCCCCAGATCATCAAGGCGGCCGGCTCCAAGTGGCTGCTGACACAGAAGATCTCGTGGTCCCAGACCAACAAGTTCCCGCACCACACCTTCCAGTGGGAGGGCATCGACGGCACCCGGATCTTCACGCACTTCCCGCCCGTGGACACGTACAACTGCTCCATGAAGGGCGGTGAAATCGCCCACGCGGCGCGGAACTTCAAGGACAAGGGCGTCGCCCGGCACTCCCTCGCGCCCACCGGCTGGGGCGACGGCGGGGGCGGCACGACCCGCGAGATGGTCGCCAAGGCGGCCCGGCTCCGCAACCTAGAAGGCTCGGCGACCGTGGTCTGGGAGACCCCGGAGACGTTCTTCGAGAAGGCCGAGGCCGAGTACCCCAACGCACCCGTGTGGGTCGGCGAGTTGTACCTCGAACTGCACCGCGCCACGCTCACCAGCCAGGCCAAGACCAAGCAGGGCAACCGGCGCAGCGAACACCTCCTGCGCGAGGCCGAACTGTGGGCGGCGACCGCAGCCGTACGCACCGAATTCCCCTACCCGTACGAGGAGTTGGACCGCCTCTGGAAGACGGTGCTGCTCCACCAGTTCCACGACATCCTGCCCGGCTCCTCCATCGCCTGGGTGCACCGCGAGGCCCGTAGGACGTACGAGGCCGTCGCCGAGGAGCTGAACGGCATCATCGGCTCCGCCCAGCGCGCGCTGGCCGGTGAGGGGACGACCGCCCTCGTCTTCAACTCGGCGCCGCACACCCGCGACGGGGTGCCCGCCGGCGGTGCGCGGACGCCGGTCGTCGGGGGCGAGTGCACGCTCGTGCCGCGCTCGGACGGCGGCTATGTGCTGGACAACGGACGGCTGCGGATCGAGATCGACGCACGCGGACTCGTGGTCTCCGCGTTCGACCTCGCCGCGGACCGCGAGACCCTCGCGCCCGGCCGGGCGGCGAACCTGCTCCAGATCCACCCCGACTTCCCCAACATGTGGGACGCCTGGGACGTCGACGAGTTCTACCGGAACACGGTCACCGACCTGGTCGACGCCGACGAGGTCGCCCCCGGTGAGGACGGCGTCTCGGTCCGGATCGTACGGACCTTCGGCGAGTCGAAGGTCACGCAGGTGCTGTCGCTCGCGCCGGGGGAGTGGCGGCTCGACATCGACACCGAGGTCGACTGGCACGAGACGGAGAAGTTCCTGAAGCTGGCGTTCCCGCTCGATGTGCACGCCGAGCGGTACGCGTCCGAGACGCAGTTCGGGCACTTCTTCCGGCCGACGCACACCAACACGTCCTGGGAGGCGGCCAAGTTCGAGGCCTGCAACCACCGGTTCGTCCACATGGAGGAGCCCGGCTGGGGCGTCGCGGTCGTCAACGACTCGACGTACGGCCACGACGTGACGCGTGCGGTGCGCGACGACGGCGGGACGACCACCACGGTCCGCGTCTCGCTGCTGCGCGCCCCGCGGTTCCCCGACCCCGAGACCGACCAGGGCGTCCACCGCTTCCGGCACGCGCTGGTGCCCGGTGCCGGGATCGGCGACGCGGTGCGCGAGGGCTGGCGGATCAACCTGCCCGCGCGGAAGGTCGTCGGCGGGGGCTCGGAGGTCGCGCCGCTGGTGACCGTCGCCCAGGACGCGGTCGTGGTCACCGCGGTGAAGCTCGCCGACGACGGCAGCGGCGATGTGATCGTCCGCTTCCACGAGTCACGCGGCGGCCGCAGCCGGGCCACACTCACGGCGGGCTTCGAGATCGACACGGTCACGGTGACGGACCTGCTGGAACGGCCCTTGGCCGAGGCCGCCGTGCCGGAACGGGACGGCAGCCGGGTCACGCTGAAACTGCGCCCGTTCGAACTGGTGACGCTGAGGCTCAAGCGCGTCTGA
- a CDS encoding endo-beta-N-acetylglucosaminidase, with protein sequence MNPTRRTVLLVAGTGAAAALLPASPATAEPKAAATLQPYASYWYPDSFPSGSPGAGITWRSLKAWRAADDTDLAFNAASVPLAARFTPTPANTTARSGQARIQSLVSFGPTASNPSQGSANADYYALTHWSYVDELVFWGGSSGEGLILAPNAPIVDAAHRHGVPVLGNIFLPPVAYGGQLQWTRDLVQKDAAGRYPLAAQLVAVAEAYGFDGWFVNAETSGGNAALPTDMLGFLTELKSLSAAKGQRVTWYDSMTVGGSVSWQGALNNQNRVFFQTADSMFVDFRWSSSTLASSGTTAQQLGRSRYELWAGVDVEASGWNRSVNWDAMVPSGSAHVVSVGFYRPEWTRNHLPAGRTPGDFHAADDRFWTGRSLDPAKPDATDTWRAPAVAVADRSTVASVPFASGFNTGHGLRWYEDGKITSTAPWNHLGLQDRLPSRRWVVRTTGARPAVTFDFADAWRGGSSVLVSGALDAPATLDLYATRLPLGADTVVELTHRVDSGNVTVELAVATAEPSGPGQPYAYTYFPVTAGTGWGTSTVRLTGLPAGGTVHALGVRLTGAGGAVEWRLGGIAVRDQAAQSPAVPGDLRITGASGGDLRFAWRAVTGDVRHYTLHRILPDGTRRFLGGTAQRAFFAGGLTPEGDESTARFELRAVGELYTASAPATVTHTW encoded by the coding sequence GTGAACCCCACCAGACGCACGGTTCTGCTCGTCGCCGGCACCGGAGCCGCGGCCGCCCTTCTCCCGGCCTCACCCGCCACCGCCGAACCGAAGGCCGCCGCCACACTCCAGCCGTACGCCTCCTACTGGTACCCGGACTCGTTCCCCTCGGGCTCCCCGGGCGCGGGCATCACCTGGCGCAGCCTGAAGGCCTGGCGCGCCGCCGACGACACCGACCTGGCGTTCAACGCGGCGTCCGTGCCCCTCGCCGCCCGCTTCACCCCGACCCCGGCCAACACGACGGCCCGCTCGGGCCAGGCCCGTATCCAGTCCCTCGTCTCCTTCGGGCCGACCGCGAGCAACCCCTCGCAGGGCTCGGCCAACGCCGACTACTACGCCCTCACCCACTGGTCGTACGTCGACGAGCTGGTCTTCTGGGGCGGCTCCTCCGGCGAGGGCCTGATCCTCGCCCCGAACGCGCCGATCGTGGACGCCGCCCACCGGCACGGCGTGCCCGTCCTCGGCAACATCTTCCTGCCGCCCGTCGCGTACGGCGGACAGCTCCAGTGGACCCGCGACCTGGTGCAGAAGGACGCGGCCGGGCGCTACCCGCTGGCCGCCCAACTCGTCGCGGTCGCCGAGGCGTACGGGTTCGACGGCTGGTTCGTCAACGCCGAGACCAGCGGCGGGAACGCCGCCCTCCCCACCGACATGCTCGGCTTCCTCACCGAGCTCAAGTCGCTCAGCGCGGCGAAGGGACAGCGCGTCACCTGGTACGACTCCATGACCGTCGGCGGCTCAGTGAGCTGGCAGGGCGCGCTCAACAACCAGAACAGGGTGTTCTTCCAGACCGCCGACTCCATGTTCGTCGACTTCCGCTGGTCGTCGAGCACGCTGGCCTCCTCGGGCACGACGGCCCAGCAACTCGGCCGCAGCCGCTACGAGTTGTGGGCGGGCGTCGACGTGGAGGCCAGCGGCTGGAACCGCTCCGTGAACTGGGACGCGATGGTGCCCAGCGGCTCCGCGCACGTCGTCTCGGTGGGCTTCTACCGGCCCGAGTGGACCCGCAACCACCTGCCCGCCGGGCGCACCCCCGGCGACTTCCACGCCGCCGACGACCGCTTCTGGACCGGACGCTCGCTCGATCCGGCGAAGCCCGACGCCACCGACACCTGGCGGGCGCCCGCCGTCGCCGTCGCCGACCGCTCGACGGTGGCCTCGGTCCCCTTCGCGAGCGGCTTCAACACCGGGCACGGACTGCGCTGGTACGAGGACGGCAAGATCACGTCGACGGCCCCCTGGAACCACCTCGGCCTCCAGGACCGGCTGCCGTCCCGGCGCTGGGTCGTACGCACGACGGGCGCGCGCCCGGCCGTCACCTTCGACTTCGCGGACGCGTGGCGCGGCGGCAGCAGCGTCCTGGTCTCCGGCGCTCTCGACGCGCCCGCCACACTGGACCTGTACGCGACCAGGCTTCCGCTCGGCGCGGACACCGTCGTCGAGCTGACCCACCGCGTCGACTCCGGAAACGTGACGGTCGAGCTGGCCGTCGCCACCGCCGAACCGTCGGGCCCCGGCCAGCCGTACGCGTACACGTACTTCCCGGTCACCGCCGGCACCGGCTGGGGGACCTCGACCGTACGGCTGACCGGTCTGCCCGCGGGCGGCACGGTGCACGCCCTCGGTGTCCGGCTCACCGGGGCCGGCGGTGCCGTCGAATGGCGGCTCGGCGGAATCGCCGTACGGGACCAGGCCGCCCAGAGCCCGGCCGTCCCCGGCGACCTGCGCATCACCGGCGCTTCAGGCGGCGACCTGCGCTTCGCGTGGCGGGCCGTCACCGGCGACGTACGCCACTACACACTGCACCGGATCCTGCCCGACGGCACCCGGCGCTTCCTCGGCGGCACCGCGCAGCGGGCCTTCTTCGCCGGCGGACTGACACCCGAAGGCGATGAGTCCACAGCACGGTTCGAACTGCGGGCCGTGGGGGAGCTTTACACCGCGTCGGCCCCCGCGACCGTCACCCACACCTGGTGA